GTAACGGTATGTGGCACTACCAGTAATTTACCGAATCAATTAGGAATCCAATTAAGTTTGAATCTAGAATTCTCTGCTTAGGATATCCTGTACCTCGGTGAGTTCAAAAACATCCAGTTTACTCTGTTTTAATACGGTTTAAGCGTGTCACAGCAATGTATGTTCCTATTTATCTTGTTCGATTAGATGAAAAAACTAACCAGATATTTATTCTTGCAGGAGACAATATCCAAATTCTCATTAATCGCGACGGAATCAGGAGATTTATAGAATGACAAAAGATTTTGCCAAAATGACAAAAAATGAGTTAAAAGCTTACCTCTTAACTAATAGAGGCGATCAAGAAGCTTTTTATGCTTATATTGATAAGCTACAAGCATCTACCGTGATAGCCAGCCATTCTTCTCTAGATACAGAATCTTTAAAAAGTATAATTGAAGAAATTCGCAAAACTGAAAAAGAATAAGTCATATCAAGTTCGGGTAAATACTTATACATAAAGGCGAGTAGGGGTAGAGGGGAAAAATCTCCCTTGTCTCCCTTGTCTCTCCTCATTCGCCTAACTCCAACCAGTAACTAATGACAAAGATGCAAAATCTGTAACTACCACTCCTCATCTTGATGATCTGGAGACTCAACGATTGTTGGTTCCCAATTTTCACCTAAAGCTTCAGTTAAGGGTTGAACGACTTTGTTCAGAGCATCTTTAACAAAACCTTTGACAAATTCATCTTTACGACTAAGTTGGAACTGTTTTTGAACTACTTCAGTAATTCCTCCATCGCCCCAATCTTGATCCTGACGAAAATACTCTACAAAACTTTTACCCGCAATGCGAGTTAAATAAGCTGCAGTTACTCCTTGAATAGCCTTACCGAGTAAATAAGTAGCTAAATTGAGCTGAAGTGCTTTAGCTATCAGATCCAAAGCGCCTTTGACTACACCCAAACTAATCAAAGTTTTACCTAGAGATAAGGCTAATTCTTGTCCGCGAGCACGATTGAGTTCACAACCGTAGACCTGTCCTATTTCTACCACCATTTGAGCATTAACCGCCGCTGTAGCCAACATATCGAGCACAGGTAAGGGAGTCATAGCGATTACTCCTGCCCCAATCCACTGATATCTATCAATGATTCTGTCTGCTTGTCTTTTGCGTTGCTGATCTAACAGAGATCGAGCTTCTTCGCCTAGACGTTGAGATTGGAGTAAAATGTTATCAGCGATTAAATCTTCACCCTCAGCGCGCAAAAGCGCTACTAAACGCTTAATCAAAGGAATAATTTGGGATTCTGAGATCATTAACTCGCCATTAGCCAAGCGCACAGATTGGGGACTAGCTGAGATCGCTACTACGTCATTGGGGGAAAGAAAAGCTTGGACTCTTTGTTGTAAATTAGTCAAAATTACTTGTTGGTCTTGATCGCTATAGAGGTCGATTTTATTAAAAACTAAGAGCGATCGCTTGCCAATTTCTACCAGAGTGCGTAAGGGTTGGTATTCTGATTGGCGAATATCGTTATCAACTACAAATAATAATAAATCAGCCTCAGTCGCTAACTGACAAGCTAGATTTTCCCTCTGGTTTCCCTCAATCCCCATCTCGAGTATTCCTGGGGTATCAGTAATCAAGATTCTCCGTTGTAACCCCGGTAAATAAAGAGAATAGGTTTCTCCTATCTGAGTGGTACCCATGGTTGGTTCTACTTTCCCCACAATTTCCCCTAATAAAGCATTTACTAGAGAGGTTTTTCCCGCTGATCCTGTTCCAAAAATAACGACTCGATACTCACCTCTAGCTAGATTTTCCTCTATTTCTTGAGATCGCTTTAGTAAAGCTTCTCTAGCTACTTCATCTTGTATTTGTTCTAATTGTTGTCGTATCGCTTTGAGGGTTTCCGTCGCAGCTTCTGTTTTTTCCCAGGAGACTTGAGGGACTCGTTTTGTTTTTTTCTGGGAATGAGGCGATCGCTTTAATCCGGGTAAATTAAAGTAATAAAGAAAAACAGCGATCAAGGTTACCAGTAAAATAATCAGCAAAAACACTAATAGATTTGCTAACAATAAACTGGTATAAGCGATTTGAATATAGAGTTGATAGATAGAAGCAGTTAACCACAACATCAACCCAATAACCACGCTTAAACCGATAACAATCGTCAAGAAACGGGCTAAAGACATTAAATTCACCCGCCGCTAATTTTGGCTTTATATCCCAGTTTAATCAAAGTTTCTAGAATCTTGGCTTTGTGCTCCCCCTGGATTTCAATTGTCTCGTCTTTGATGGTACCACCACTACCGCATTGAGTTTTTAACTGCTTGAGTATTTGACTCAGAGTTTCCGGTGGGGTAACAAAACCACTAATAATCGTGACGATTTTACCCTTTCGTCCCGCTTTAGAGGTTTGTATTCTCAAATTTTGCTGCTGAGGAGGTAAATCACCTTGATTTTTCTCAGTATCATCTCCCGTTTCCGGGGTACCGAATTCTTGGTAAGCTATGCGTTTATTTGGAGAGGACATAGTGGGGATGCTCAGAAGAGATGAACTTGGTTACCATCATATCAAATCCGACGACAGCGATTTGCGAACTTTCGGTAACCCCCACCAAGGAACCTGAGGATATTCATGGTGTTCAAAATGATAGCCAAAATGATAACAGGTAATCAATGACCAAAAAGTTGGGAGTGAAGTGCTGTGGCTACGATGAGGATTAGTATAACCTCCATTCGGTTCTCGATGAGGTAAAAAGGTACCAAAATAAAATAGTTGCAGTGAACTCAATAACGAAGATACCAAAATAAACAAAAATAAATTAAGTGAAGGTATGTGCAATCCGCGTTGAATCAAGGTGTGGATAAGAATCAAACTTCCTATTTGCTGCCAACTACAATAGTTTTTGACAAAATGATAATACCAAGCCCAAAAATGTTTATTTTTACTATTGTGAAAGTCTGGATCTAGAGCAGAAGCTGGATGACGGTGGTGTATCCGATGTTTGGTCAAAAGTTTCTTATAGGGAAAAAAAGCGTAAAGTAACAAAGCGATCGTACCAATGAGATGATTTAGTTTGGGATTATTGGGGTAAACTAGACCGTGCATCGCATCGTGAGCAGTGATAAATAAACCGGTATAGAGAAAAGTTTGCCAAGCGATCGCTATTAAGATTAATCCTGGATGGATCTGATCTAATTCCCAAAAGAGAAACCATCTCAGGAAAAATAGCCACAGTAAAATAATAGTCAAGGCGATGATAATTCCTTGAAATCTGAAATTAGTTGAATTTGACATAAATTAGGGTAAATACTCGGGATTTAGAAGATCTTGAATTGTAAAAGGACATTCAGTGGGAAACATATCTTTACTTAAGCCCGTCTCTCTAAAAACGAGTAAACGAGCGTCTTGGTAAGTTTCAGATAAAATATCATCGAAATAGCCCTTGAGGCTAGGGCTGTCTTTGAATAAATCTAGTATCCTTAAACTGTGTTCCGATATTGAATATCTCGAGCTATTAGATCGTTGGGAAGATTGGTATTTCCATTTGAGAAGATGCATTAACAAAATTCTCAAATTACTTTTCAAAGCATTTTTTTCGACCCTTCCCACGCTTTCAATTTCTTCTATCAGGTTGTCGTAGTCAATTTGCTCGAGCTTTCTTTCTCGCAGCAATCGAGCAGTTGTTTCTAGCCAAAGGCTAAAATCATTAATATAGAGGGTTTTTAGATCTGTAATGGTACTCATGAAATTTCTACTCGATGCTTAATAAACAAGTTACTATATTTTCTTAGTCTCTTGCTTTAAACTCTGTCATGAATCTTCCTTTAGTTTATCATCCAGATTACGTAGTCCCCTTACCCCAGGGACATCGCTTTCCCATGTCTAAATTTAAACAACTCTATGAATTACTTTTAGCGCAAGAGATTACTGATCGCAACTCTACCTACACCCCGGAAATGCCTAAGCGAGAATGGTTGCAGTTAGTTCATACTAATGATTACGTGGAAGCTTATTGTAATGGAACCCTTGATGCTAAGTCAGTGCGTCGGATTGGTTTACCCTGCAGCGAAATGCTAATTAAGCGTACCTGTATCGCCGTAGCGGGGACGGTTTTAACGGCTCAACTAGCGCTAAAATTGGGAATCTGCTGTAATTGCGCCGGGGGTACCCATCACGCTTTTCCTAGTTTTGGTTCGGGTTTTTGTATTTTTAATGATTTGGCGATCGCGTCTCAAGTTTTACTACAACAAAAGTTAGTTAAAAAAATTCTGATTGTCGATTTAGACGTACATCAGGGAGATGGAACCGCTTTTATTTTCCAAGATAATCCCGCTGTTTTTACTTTTTCTATGCACTGTGAAGCTAATTTCCCCAGTCACAAACAACAAAGCGACCTAGATATTCCCTTACCCATCGGTTTGGACGATGAGGGTTATTTACAAATTCTCGCCCAATCTCTCCCGGATTTACTTTCTGAAGTTAAACCCGATTTGGTGCTATACGATGCAGGAGTCGATATCCACGTTAACGATGCTTTGGGTAAGTTAGCTCTAACCGATAGGGGGATTTACCGCCGAGAAATGCTGGTTTTGAGCACCTGTTTGGACAAGGGTTACCCTGTTGCCGGGGTTATTGGAGGTGGATATTGTCAAGACATTAGAGCCCTAGTCCAACGTCACTCCTTATTGCACCGCGCGGCTAGAGAAGTATACTATTCCTACTAATCATAAGCGGGTAACGCGATTCGAACGCGCGACATCGACCTTGGCAAGGTCGCGCTCTACCACTGAGCTATACCCGCACTTAACTTGACTTTTTATAGTATAGGGAAAAAAGGTTTTTTTGTCAAGTACCAGGGATATTTTTTTCTAATGGTTCTGCAGTTAACAGATTACTAGAGTCATAGGGAAGACTATTAGGATAATTATTAATTTGTCGCATTAAACTAGCCATTTCTAGAGCATTGAGAGCATAATGCCAACCGTGATTACTTTTGATCCCAGCCCTTTCGATCGCCTGTTGTAGGGTATCAGTAGTCAAAATACCAAAGATTACCGGTACACCACTTTGAAAACCTGCAGCAGCGATACCCTTAGCCGCTTCACTAGCTACATAATCAAAATGGGGGGTTTGTCCTTTGATAATCGCACCCAAACAGATAACTGCGTCATAGCGATGGGAAAAAGCCAACTGACGAGCTACCAAAGAAACCTCAAAACTACCCGGTACCCAAACATAGTCTACCTGATTACCTTCAGGGTTAACATCAATCCCGTGACGCTTGAGACAATCTTGGCATCCAGACAAAAGTTTTTCACTCACTAAGTCATTAAAACGAGCAATGACAATAGCAAATCGAAATAGAGACGGTTCTTGTGTAAAAGTTCCTTCGAAAACAGTCATAATTACTTTAGTGCTAATGATATCTTTATAGTATTCCTTCCCGAAGCAATTTAGGAAGAAATACTTAGACTTGCCTGGAATTAAATCACAAAAAAGTTGAGAAGCGCTACAACAATCACTAGCACCAGCCAAATACCAGAGCCCACAAAGAGCAGAGGTTTAGATTGAGACCAATATTGAGGAGTAGCATAAGCCACAGGAACACCTACAACCATCACAAAAGAAAATAATACTAAAGCAGCGAGGGCAATTTGGAATAAAATAATCATTTTGAACTCCTTCTCTGGAAACAGATGACCAAAAATTAGAATCACGACTTTAGCTATAATACTATCAAGAGTAGGGGCTTAAGCAAAGGAATTTATTAAACTCAACAGCATGGATTTAATCTTATGCCATCAAACAGCAGACTTTGACGCTCTAGGAGCCGCGGTAGGGCTAACCTTGTTATACAAAGGCGCGCGCATTGTTTTAACCGGAGGTGCTCACCCGGGAGTAAATAATTTTTTAGCCTTGTATAGGGATGAATTTGCCTTAATCGAGCGTCGTAGTGTCAATCCCAAGCTAATTCGCTCTCTGATGATCGTGGATACTCAAAACAGGGAGCGATTGGGTAAAGCCAGGGAGTGGTTAGATGGAGCACAGATTAGTCTCTATGATCATCATCCCCATCAAGAAGTCTCTGACATTCCCGCAACCAACGTCCAGATAGAAGCAGTAGGGGCAACAACTACCCTAATTGTAGAAAAATTACAGCAAGAAAAACTCCTACCCAACGTTTTTGAAGCGACGGTGATGGCTTTGGGTATTCATGTCGATACGGGTTCATTAACTTTTGCCCAAACTACCCCCAGAGACGCTCACGCTTTAGCTTGGTTAATGACACATGGCGCTAACGTGAGAATCATCGCCCAATACGTAGATCCGAGTTTATCACCTCAGCTACAACAACTGTTATCAGAAGCTATTGGAAGACTAGAAAAAAGAGAAGTACGGGGATATCAAATCGCTTCGTTGTTGTTAGAAAGCGATAATTTCGTACCAGGTTTATCTAGTCTCACAGAGCGTTTAGGGGAACTAGTAGAAGCAGACGCTTTGTTTTTAGCTCATTACTATCGGCGTCATCAAGAAAACTGTTTAACTATTATCGGGCGATCGCGCATCGAATCGACGAATCTAGCTCAACTTTTCACACTCTACGGTGGTGGTGGTCATCAGAGTGCGGCGTCGGTAAATTTACGCTCTTGTACTCCCCAAGAGACTTTAAATGAGATTTTACAAGCTTTTAGCGAACAAATTCCTGAGTCTGTCACCGCCAGAGAGCTCATGTCTTCTCCTGTGCGTACAATTCGCCCTGAAACCACGATTGAACAAGCTCAAAGCATCTTATTCCGTTATGGACATTCGGGCTTATTTGTAGTCAACGCTCAAGACGAATTAGTGGGTGTTATCTCTCGCCGAGACTTAGATTTAGCTCTACACCATGGTTTTAGCCACGCTCCTGTCAAGGGCTATATGACCAGAAATGTGAAAACAATTAGCGTAACTACCTCTTTACCGGAAATTGAAGCTCTAATGGTTACTTACGATATAGGGCGCTTACCCGTTTTAGCTGAGGGAAATTTAGTGGGGATTGTTACCCGCACCGACGTTTTAAGACAACTACATCAGAGCACAAGACAGGAAAAAGATCCCGAAACCAGAGCGCTAATATCTTGTTTATTACCTTCTTTACGAGATCGTCTAACTCCTAGTTTATGGCAATTACTTCGCAAAACCGCCGCAGCTGCTCAAAAGAGAGGTTGGAATTTATACTTAGTGGGTGGAGCGGTACGGGATCTACTCTTAGCTACAGATGATCAAGCCCTATTGTTACAGGATCTAGATTTGGTGGTGGATGGCTGCGATCGCCCTACTGGAGCGGGAGTAGAGTTAGCGACGGAATTAAAACAAATCTATCCCTTAGCGAGTCTCTCAATCCACGGAGAATTCCAAACCGCAGCTTTAACTTGGCATCGAGATCTTGAATTTGGCTCTCTGTGTTTGGATATTGCTACGGCTAGAACTGAATTTTACCCCTATCCTGCAGCTAATCCAGAGGTAGAAGCTAGCTCTATTCGTCAAGATCTCTATAGAAGGGATTTTACCATCAACTCTCTGGCGATACGTCTGACGTCACCAAAAATGGGAGAGTTATTAGATTTTTTTGGGGGTTATTGGGATCTGCGATCGCGACAAATTCGTGTACTCCACCCTAATAGTTTTATTGAAGATCCTACTCGCATTTATCGAGGGGTACGTTTTGCGGTAAGACTTGGTTTTACTATTGAGGAGCAAACCGCGGGTTATATTCAATATGCGATCGCCTGCGGTATTTATGAACGCCATAAATCAGCTCCCGCTCTAACTACCAGACTTAGAGCAGAGTTAAAGTATCTTTTGAGTGCTCCCTATTGGAAAAAAGCACTGCAGTTATTAGCTTCTTTAAGCGCTTTGAGCTGTCTTCATCCGGATTTAGTGTTAACTCAGCAATTATGGTGGCAAGTACGTTATGGCGATCGCTGGTTAAAATATCTCGATCCAGAACAAAAATATCCCTACTGGTTGGTAAGATTGGAGATTTTAATCGCTGCTTTAAACCCATCTGTTGCTCTAGCTCAAAGTCTACAATTACCTCAAGAAAGTATTGATCGTCTTAAACAATTACCCCAACTTCGCGAGCTTATTCTCTCCCATCTTTCTCTCTGTCAACTTCCTAGTCAGATTTATCAACTTTTGCATCCTTATGACTGCGTCAGTTTACTACTAGTCGCTGTGCCATGCGATCGCGAAAACCGCACTAAAATTTGGCGCTATCTAACCAAATGGTCTTACGTCAAAGCACCCATCAATGGCGACGATTTAAAAGCTTTGGGCTATAAACCAGGACCACAGTATAAAGAAATATTAACAAGGTTACTAATGGCTACTTTAGACGGAGAAATTTCTACTCCCACTCAAGCGATAACCTTGCTCAGCCTATTTATATAGACAGGTGTTTTATTACCGTCTTCGAAACCATACGCGTTTTTTTGCGTTCGGCGTCGGAGAGTTCTTCTCCAGCCTGTAGCTTTGTAGCGTTATCTTGCAATACAGTAGCAGCGCCTTTATCTCCTAACTGTAGAGCTGTTTTGGCGGCGGTTTGTAGTAAAGTTGCCGCACCAGCGCGATCGCCCTGTTCGAGTTTTTGTTCTGCTAATTGAGTTTGACGATATTTAGCGAGGGTTAGGATAGATTTAGTTACTGTCAATTCGGGTGCTGGCTGATAATTTTCTTGAACTATGGCGACTACGGATATTTTTTCTGATAATAATTTCTGTTTTCCCGCTATAGGATCATCATAACGAAGTTGTACTTGAGCGATCGTTGTTTCTCCCGGTGGAAGTCGATAAAGATACAGATTAGCTAAAATTACTTTCGGTACATCTTTGCTTAAATCTCCGAGACGAGTTAGATATAGATCTTGATCTATCTGGTTTTCTTTAATTTCTAACTCTATCGTTTCTGGTGATACCTGAGCTAAGGGTTTGAATTCTGCTAAACGCGCTTCGGGATTTAATTTCAGCAGTAGATGAGCGTTAGTTAGATTGACTGATTGAACTCGGTTAAATAGTCGCTCAAATTCTTTGGTTGCAGCTTCAGGTTCTTCGATGTGACAGAGTGTTCCTGAGGCGCGATCGGCTATTTTTTCTAGTACATCGGGATTCCAATGACTACCAAATCCCAAAGTATTGATGGTAATATTATACTCCGCAGCTAATTCCGCTAGTTTGAGACATTTTTGGTTATCACCATGTTCATTTTCCCCGTCGGTGAGCAAAAATATTTGGGAGACTCTATTTTGTTTACCGTTGATGATTTCTTGCATTCCCGCTTTCAAACCCTCATCGATCGCCGTTCCTCCCTCAGCCTTTAGTGCTCTAATTTCTCGTTCTATCGAGATAATATCTTCTGGACTTTGATTGGCGATGATCACGCGCGCTTTGTGATTAAAAGCCACTACGGCTAGGCGATCTTCTGAATTCAGCTTAGAGATAATCTCCAGGGATGCTTCTTTTACCTTTTCTAGAGGATTACTCTCGGGGATAGGAATACAAGAATCATTAGCCTGTGTTACCCTCGCCATAGGATTACTCCTCATCGAGCCACTATAATCTAGAACTAGACAAAGATTCAGTGGTAAATAACTTTCTGTTTCTTGAGGAATTACATTAACAGATATCTGAAGTTGGCGCTGACTACTAGCTTGGTGAGTACTGATATTAGGATCGTTTAGGATTGCTTCTATTTTTACTTTCATGATTATCCTTTTTTTCATAATCAAAAAATAACAGCAACCCACTGGAGTAAACCTAGTGATTTCCTTACCTGATTAATTCTATTCGGAGTACCACTGAAACTGGGCTTCAGTTTTCTAACTCCCTTTTCTTAAATTAGGAAATATAAGTTTTTAGCTGGGCTGCTGTTATTTTGTTTAAACGAGACAGACACTAATCTAAACAGCTTGTTTACCTCTTCTTTTTAACTAAACTGCTTGCTTTATCTGCCGAAAGAAGCTTACTAATTGCTTCTACTCTTAGGATAGCATTACTTTCTTTGTTCGTGCTTTCTTGTTACAAAACTTAAAGAGGGAAGCGTAATTACACCTCCCCCTATGCAAAAGTTAGCCTTGCAGGAGTTTTTCGCCTTTAGCGATCACTTGATCGATACTACCTACCATGTAGAAAGCTTGTTCAGGGTACTTATCTAACTCTCCAGAGAGAATCATGTTAAAGCCTTTGATTGTTTCATTTAGGGGTACGTATTGACCAGGTGAACCCGTGAATACCTCAGCGACAAAGAAAGGCTGAGATAAGTAGCGTTCTACTTTACGAGCGCGATCAACAGTGAGGCGGTCTTCTTCGGATAATTCATCCAAGCCGAGAATCGCGATAATATCTTGTAGCTCTTTGTAACGCTGTAGGGTAGATTGGACAGCGCGGGCTGTTTTGTAGTGCTCTTCCCCAACGATGCTAGGCTGTAGCATAGTACTAGCAGAGCCCAGGGGATCTACTGCGGGATAAATTCCCTTTGATGCTAAACCACGAGACAATACTGTCGTCCCGTCTAAGTGAGCAAAAGTAGTAGCAGGTGCTGGATCGGTCAAATCGTCTGCGGGGACGTATACAGCTTGAATCGAAGTGATGGAACCTTCTTGAGTAGAGGTAATTCTTTCTTGTAATTCACCCATATCCGTCCCGAGTGTAGGCTGATATCCTACGGCTGAGGGCATCCGTCCTAATAGAGCGGACACTTCTGATCCTGCTTGCACGAAGCGAAAGATGTTATCAATAAATAATAATACGTCTTGCTTGTTGCTATCTCGGAAGTATTCAGCCATGGTCAAAGCGGACAAGCCTACGCGCATTCTCGCTCCTGGTGGCTCGTTCATTTGGCCATATACTAGAGCGATTTTAGAATCAGCCAAATTTTCCTTGTTGATGACGTTAGACTCAATCATCTCGTTGTAGAGGTCGTTTCCTTCGCGGGTACGTTCACCTACACCACCAAATACGGATACACCCCCGTGATTGATGGCGATATTATTGATTAATTCCATCATGATTACGGTTTTACCAACACCCGCGCCGCCGAACAGACCGATTTTTCCGCCACGACGATAGGGAGTTAACAGATCGATTACCTTAATCCCCGTTTCAAAAACAGTGGGTCTAGTATCTAATTCGGTTAATTGAGGGGCTGAGCGATGAATAGGGGAGGTATATTCGGTTTCTAGGTCGCCTTTATTATCTATTGTTTCGCCTAGAACGTTAAAGATACGACCGAGGGTGTTTTTCCCTACAGGAACGCGGATGGGGGAGCCTGTGTCGACAACGTCCATGCCTCTGATCAAACCGTCTGTATTGCTCATGGCTACAGCACGTACCTGATTGTCGCCTAGTAGCTGCTGAACTTCACAGGTAACGGCTACGTTTTGTCCGGCCTCATTTTTGCATTCAATTCTGAGGGCATTGTAAATATTGGGTAATTGACCACTGGGAAATTCGGCATCAATTACGGGACCGATGACTTGGGTGATTTTACCGACGTTTGTATCTGTTGTGGCTACCATGCTTATGTCTACTTAGTATTTAGCCTAAAATAAATTAATTTTCAGCTTATCACCGATTGGCTTTTTTAGAAACAGATTTGCCCTTCTAAGCCTGGAATAAGCTTAATTTCAAATAGTTCGGACCAGAGTTTTCCGGTGACATAGAGTCTTTTTTGTTCGCGATCGTAGGCGATACCATTGAGAACAGCGTTAGGGTTAGCAGCGAGTGAAGGGGAACGCAGACCTTTGAGATTAATCCAGGCGGTAACTCGGCCCGTTTTGGGTGCAATTTTAGCGATACAGTTACTTCCCCAGATGTTTGCCCAGATTTGCCCATCAACATATTCGAGTTCATTGAGTTTACTGATGGGTTGACCGCGATCGCGCACCTGAATACGTTTGACTGGAACAAAAGAAAGGGGATCTAGGAAGTAGATATTATCAGAGCCATCGCTCATAATTAGATACTTATCGTCGTGAGTCAAGCCCCAGCCTTCTGTATCATATGTAAATTTTCCCAGAGGTTGAAAACTTTGGGAATCATAGATAAAACCCGTTTGCTCTTGCCAAGTGATTTGTATCAGTTGATTGTCCCGCAGAGTTAATCCTTCGGCAAAATAGCGGTATGGGAGGTGGTGGATTTGTAGTAGTTTTCCAGTAGTCAAGGCTACGCGACGTAAAGAGGATTGTCCTCTTAATCCGGTGCTTTCGTAGAGAGATCCTTGGTCATAGATTAAGCCCTGGGTAAAAGCTTGGGGATCGTGGGGATAGGTATGAAGAATTTCATACCTATAGATAGGGGTTGAAGCTGCACTAGAGAGATAAATGATACTCAAAGCGCAGAACAAAGCTAACAATACCCACGAAACTTGTTGTAGCCTAAGCATTAAAAACCGGATTTAATAGGTAAAATCTGTTTAACTCGGATGCCAAATAAGGTAAATTCTTTGGGAATATCAGCGCTATTTACGGGAGTGGCTGCAGCTAGTTGTTCTGACTGGGTCAACATAACAGCAAGAACGCTCAAGGGTACTTGAATAAAGAGGTTACTAAGTAAAAAGGCGATCGCCGCAATTAAGATAGCTGCCAATCTCGAGGGAGGAGTAATCGGGGTAACTAAGGCGGTAACCGGGGCCCATTGGTAGAGCAACCAGAGGATAACGAACATCAAGATAGCGATCACGACGCTCAGGATTTGCTGCCGTTTGCGTTTAAACAGACTTAACACTTTTTGCTGTTCGGGGGTTAATACTTCTGGTTTTAGTGCCAAAATCAGTAAACTGTAGATACAAAAAGGACGAGCCCACTGCATCCACAATATGGGCAAAATCCCCACGCTAGCGATTAGGGCGAACTCTAGCCAATAGAGGGTTAGAGGAGGGCTACTCCCGAGGGCGATCCAGACTATT
This genomic window from Gloeocapsa sp. PCC 73106 contains:
- a CDS encoding VWA domain-containing protein — protein: MKVKIEAILNDPNISTHQASSQRQLQISVNVIPQETESYLPLNLCLVLDYSGSMRSNPMARVTQANDSCIPIPESNPLEKVKEASLEIISKLNSEDRLAVVAFNHKARVIIANQSPEDIISIEREIRALKAEGGTAIDEGLKAGMQEIINGKQNRVSQIFLLTDGENEHGDNQKCLKLAELAAEYNITINTLGFGSHWNPDVLEKIADRASGTLCHIEEPEAATKEFERLFNRVQSVNLTNAHLLLKLNPEARLAEFKPLAQVSPETIELEIKENQIDQDLYLTRLGDLSKDVPKVILANLYLYRLPPGETTIAQVQLRYDDPIAGKQKLLSEKISVVAIVQENYQPAPELTVTKSILTLAKYRQTQLAEQKLEQGDRAGAATLLQTAAKTALQLGDKGAATVLQDNATKLQAGEELSDAERKKTRMVSKTVIKHLSI
- the atpD gene encoding F0F1 ATP synthase subunit beta, which gives rise to MVATTDTNVGKITQVIGPVIDAEFPSGQLPNIYNALRIECKNEAGQNVAVTCEVQQLLGDNQVRAVAMSNTDGLIRGMDVVDTGSPIRVPVGKNTLGRIFNVLGETIDNKGDLETEYTSPIHRSAPQLTELDTRPTVFETGIKVIDLLTPYRRGGKIGLFGGAGVGKTVIMMELINNIAINHGGVSVFGGVGERTREGNDLYNEMIESNVINKENLADSKIALVYGQMNEPPGARMRVGLSALTMAEYFRDSNKQDVLLFIDNIFRFVQAGSEVSALLGRMPSAVGYQPTLGTDMGELQERITSTQEGSITSIQAVYVPADDLTDPAPATTFAHLDGTTVLSRGLASKGIYPAVDPLGSASTMLQPSIVGEEHYKTARAVQSTLQRYKELQDIIAILGLDELSEEDRLTVDRARKVERYLSQPFFVAEVFTGSPGQYVPLNETIKGFNMILSGELDKYPEQAFYMVGSIDQVIAKGEKLLQG
- a CDS encoding glutaminyl-peptide cyclotransferase; protein product: MLRLQQVSWVLLALFCALSIIYLSSAASTPIYRYEILHTYPHDPQAFTQGLIYDQGSLYESTGLRGQSSLRRVALTTGKLLQIHHLPYRYFAEGLTLRDNQLIQITWQEQTGFIYDSQSFQPLGKFTYDTEGWGLTHDDKYLIMSDGSDNIYFLDPLSFVPVKRIQVRDRGQPISKLNELEYVDGQIWANIWGSNCIAKIAPKTGRVTAWINLKGLRSPSLAANPNAVLNGIAYDREQKRLYVTGKLWSELFEIKLIPGLEGQICF
- a CDS encoding low-complexity tail membrane protein gives rise to the protein MTLSIKTDPFLWIHLAGIAIAPLTLQIVWIALGSSPPLTLYWLEFALIASVGILPILWMQWARPFCIYSLLILALKPEVLTPEQQKVLSLFKRKRQQILSVVIAILMFVILWLLYQWAPVTALVTPITPPSRLAAILIAAIAFLLSNLFIQVPLSVLAVMLTQSEQLAAATPVNSADIPKEFTLFGIRVKQILPIKSGF